The following are from one region of the Rhodopirellula sp. P2 genome:
- a CDS encoding galactose-1-phosphate uridylyltransferase, which translates to MKTQQSGVHIDPRRTALNETARTSDHAPPAEQSCVETQSVSDLHTERDNPGSIRNRSAAAESEKAGTSELAESLVDRLVDAEILEQPRQDGAHVDFPNESHVQTGRSRQDPISGSWTIFAPGRARRPDQFRSHRPKPDASMDCPFCHGNEKLTPASVWSAKLSEDEEAVPQSADWTVRVVPNLFPAIKPECKVEVQPNQEDSENETRLSRLAQSLFVEEIASGGHEVIIEAARHTRSLSELNLAEIALAFSAYAARMRHWRQQPGIQFISLFKNVGRDAGASLQHSHSQLIASNHLPQSVCEVNHRMRSHFARYGRCLQCDVLQAELERKERIIHQSNSLVAYCPHASRFPYLIRITSREHVGCFEDLSVSMNEEVARLVLRSVRWLEAVIPGVAYNMMIHTAPPGNQCDAETHHWSLELAPRIGRLAGYELSSGGMINTVYPEAAADEFRSQARRSDPRHALR; encoded by the coding sequence ATGAAGACACAACAGTCAGGAGTCCACATCGATCCGCGCCGAACTGCTTTGAACGAAACCGCTCGAACCTCGGACCATGCACCACCTGCTGAGCAGAGCTGCGTGGAAACGCAGAGCGTCTCTGATCTTCATACCGAACGAGACAACCCCGGCTCAATTCGCAACCGTTCCGCCGCAGCCGAATCTGAGAAAGCCGGCACGTCGGAACTCGCAGAATCGTTGGTGGACCGCTTGGTCGACGCCGAAATTCTAGAGCAACCTCGCCAGGACGGTGCTCACGTTGACTTTCCCAACGAGTCACACGTTCAAACCGGTCGTTCACGACAGGATCCGATTTCGGGCAGTTGGACGATCTTTGCTCCCGGTCGCGCTCGTCGCCCCGATCAGTTCCGATCGCATCGTCCCAAGCCGGACGCGTCGATGGATTGCCCATTCTGCCATGGCAACGAAAAACTAACACCGGCGTCCGTTTGGTCCGCCAAGTTGTCGGAGGACGAAGAAGCCGTTCCTCAGTCAGCCGATTGGACCGTTCGTGTGGTTCCCAATCTGTTCCCGGCGATCAAACCGGAATGCAAGGTTGAAGTTCAGCCCAACCAGGAAGACAGCGAAAATGAGACTCGCCTCTCTCGCTTGGCTCAATCCTTGTTCGTGGAAGAGATCGCCTCGGGTGGCCACGAAGTCATCATCGAAGCCGCTCGTCACACTCGTTCGCTCAGCGAACTGAATTTGGCTGAGATCGCGCTCGCATTCTCCGCCTACGCGGCCCGAATGCGTCATTGGCGACAACAACCCGGCATTCAGTTCATCAGCTTGTTCAAGAACGTTGGCCGCGACGCAGGAGCCTCCCTGCAACACAGCCACAGCCAACTGATCGCATCGAATCACCTGCCACAATCGGTTTGCGAAGTCAACCATCGCATGCGATCGCACTTTGCCCGGTACGGACGCTGCTTGCAGTGCGATGTCTTGCAGGCCGAACTGGAACGCAAAGAACGGATCATTCATCAATCCAATTCGCTCGTGGCTTACTGCCCTCACGCCAGCCGGTTCCCGTACTTGATCCGCATCACCTCGCGAGAACACGTGGGTTGCTTTGAAGACCTGTCGGTCTCGATGAATGAAGAAGTGGCCCGCTTGGTCCTGCGAAGTGTTCGCTGGCTGGAAGCGGTGATCCCCGGTGTCGCCTACAACATGATGATCCACACCGCCCCACCCGGAAACCAGTGCGATGCCGAAACGCATCACTGGAGCCTGGAGCTGGCACCGCGGATTGGTCGTTTGGCTGGCTATGAATTGAGTTCCGGTGGGATGATCAACACGGTCTACCCCGAAGCCGCCGCCGACGAATTTCGTTCGCAGGCTCGCCGTAGCGACCCACGTCACGCGTTGCGATAA
- the glgA gene encoding glycogen synthase GlgA, translating to MNIVYLTTEAVPFAKTGGLADVCGTLPKVVAAQGHRCAVIMPAFSSIERSLQPIETTDISFAVPMSDQKLIGCRLLKSHLPKDPNDPEDSAEVPVYFIDQPQYFRRPSLYGDANGDYPDNAERFIFYCRAAIIAMSRLGWPVDLVHCNDWQSALVPALLRAASDNASKSPTIATMLSIHNMAYQGNFGFDAFPWTGLSWDHFRPESFEYYNQLNFLKTGVVTSDVISTVSPTYALEIQTPQYGCGLDSILRGIPQPVEGIINGIDTNIWNPQTDPHLSRNYSVTDWADAKIDNKLALQAEVGLPQDPDVPLMGLIGRLADQKGWDLILPVLREHLAQSRPTQWVVLGSGDPKIEAQLRELAEEHKDQLAAYIGFSDALAHRIEASSDIFIMPSHYEPCGLNQLYSLRYGTPCVVTSTGGLADTIVDATPANVAANRATGFHLNDNSAEALDHAINRALQLRYHSPEKWKNLVEFGMRQDWTWRKSADQYIQLYARTISLNRRRRSSN from the coding sequence TTGAATATCGTCTACCTGACGACCGAAGCCGTCCCATTCGCGAAAACCGGTGGGTTAGCCGACGTCTGCGGCACGTTGCCCAAAGTGGTTGCTGCCCAGGGCCACCGCTGTGCGGTCATCATGCCCGCTTTTTCTTCCATCGAACGGTCCCTGCAACCGATCGAGACAACTGACATCAGCTTTGCCGTTCCAATGTCGGACCAAAAGCTGATCGGTTGCCGGCTGCTGAAAAGCCACCTGCCCAAGGATCCCAACGACCCGGAGGACTCGGCGGAGGTTCCGGTTTACTTCATCGACCAACCGCAATACTTCCGACGTCCGTCGCTGTATGGCGATGCCAACGGTGACTACCCCGACAACGCCGAGCGTTTCATCTTTTATTGCCGCGCGGCGATCATCGCGATGTCGCGACTCGGTTGGCCCGTGGATTTGGTGCACTGCAACGACTGGCAGTCCGCTCTGGTCCCGGCATTGCTGCGGGCAGCGTCCGACAACGCGTCCAAGTCACCCACCATCGCCACGATGCTGTCGATCCACAACATGGCCTACCAAGGCAACTTTGGATTCGACGCGTTCCCCTGGACCGGGTTGAGCTGGGACCATTTCCGACCGGAATCGTTTGAGTACTACAACCAACTCAACTTCCTCAAAACCGGAGTGGTGACGTCGGATGTGATTTCGACGGTCAGTCCCACATACGCCCTCGAGATTCAAACCCCGCAGTACGGATGCGGATTGGATTCGATTCTTCGCGGCATCCCGCAACCGGTGGAGGGAATCATCAATGGAATCGACACCAACATTTGGAATCCCCAAACCGACCCGCATCTCAGTCGCAACTACAGCGTCACGGATTGGGCCGACGCCAAAATCGACAACAAACTCGCGTTGCAGGCTGAGGTGGGTCTGCCGCAGGATCCTGATGTTCCGTTGATGGGTCTGATCGGTCGCTTGGCTGATCAAAAGGGGTGGGACTTGATCCTTCCTGTGCTGCGTGAACACCTTGCCCAATCGCGTCCCACCCAGTGGGTCGTGCTCGGCAGCGGCGACCCCAAAATCGAAGCACAGTTGCGTGAACTGGCGGAAGAACACAAGGATCAGTTGGCCGCCTACATCGGCTTCAGCGATGCACTGGCGCATCGCATTGAGGCCTCCAGTGACATCTTCATCATGCCCAGCCACTACGAGCCCTGCGGACTGAACCAACTCTATAGCCTTCGCTATGGAACGCCCTGCGTTGTCACCAGCACTGGCGGGTTGGCCGACACGATCGTGGACGCGACCCCTGCGAACGTGGCTGCGAATCGCGCCACCGGCTTCCATCTCAACGACAACAGTGCCGAGGCTCTTGACCACGCGATCAACCGGGCACTGCAGCTTCGATATCACTCGCCTGAAAAATGGAAAAATCTGGTTGAATTCGGGATGCGGCAAGATTGGACATGGAGGAAAAGTGCAGACCAATACATTCAGCTTTATGCCCGCACAATTTCCCTAAATCGACGAAGACGATCCTCCAACTGA
- a CDS encoding serine/threonine protein kinase, producing the protein MVQSGLADASVPPIWAADFANDHGGKPPSNPASLASWLVKTRRVEKYPLSRVLKHATWEADFPNTPVLRIAPLTLVAAEKTAPFPFSHWLSVICDSAQNGEKPIAGWLRQIDPAGLPAEAAANLRAHAELTHPALQPIEIIPVRNGPLGDPLGSRRDFAGLFSPLPSGHCLRAPGKPGSVQQTVAGLSSLCDAAIAMHAKGLVHGGIHFDRVWVSESDPWCLLRDPFATLTNFSTQDVTVNHEGWLESLPESRAHWSPERLANASGHVANISDDIFALGCLGFELRYGRPAFNGQTRNALPIELTTAVEQGASGDPLCRVLAAALAIDPNARFASVEQFSQALGVAASATPAAVTPKVEQAVADEPKPAKDVEPVTQPTESKRAATTSTPGPAKPKQAAQPKRPTDLKPTAEIKRSEESSSPKESRQPEEPQQVEEPKQVEKPQPAAVPTKPAEPEQAQPSEEKPAKKTESVSESKAAANDSVRPVAKDPGEAKPNQPSEPAVAAAVVPTRRRRKRRNQKAWYGIYALCIPVLVLVVILATRDKSSQQVAKRVRPPVPQFIPRVSSDTELSSEERQRTAPVRRPAPSGIEVVDSEQMLWAPPDLQIDGAQTSRATGLLPPGPAAVVTMDWQRLRQLGLLEMFGPETQGWLESLNQWSGVPSESISHVALAWFPGSEGVPEVSAAVRLSEPLSLESLLDVWDVSAARGASGETIYAGDTRDALAYFPMSQGRPAEAADDLVDAFAVGSIARIGEVAEMGGAPVVLPRLLEDLWQSARPNDAIAFLTQPNFLVSDARQWMEASSPALIPWIRQNLLADCGGILIRIAATEEAGSYVEVRLATAPGVDPTELATPLREQLHNAPRWAEDFLVTRDIDPSWRLLAARLPSMWAFAQENVRTGRVDRKLVWNAYLPPLALPQLTLATLLATNTTTEPVSEAMASNETKLSIDDMLDRKMSVSFDQESLQFAVDTIAEEFNRDLPEGNQLPPIEIIGGDLQKMGITQNQQIRDFAKSDVPLRTVLTDLVLGANPDRTATGPDDPKQALVWVVKPDKSAILITTRLASDGQYELPSEFVK; encoded by the coding sequence ATGGTCCAAAGCGGACTCGCCGACGCCTCCGTCCCACCAATCTGGGCGGCCGATTTCGCGAACGATCACGGGGGAAAACCGCCCTCCAACCCCGCTTCGCTGGCCTCTTGGTTGGTCAAAACCCGCCGCGTCGAGAAATATCCTCTTTCGCGAGTGCTGAAGCACGCGACCTGGGAAGCGGATTTCCCAAACACGCCCGTTCTGCGGATTGCACCGTTGACGCTGGTTGCGGCAGAGAAAACGGCTCCCTTTCCGTTTTCACACTGGTTGTCGGTGATTTGCGACTCCGCGCAAAACGGCGAGAAGCCAATCGCGGGGTGGCTGCGGCAAATTGATCCCGCCGGTTTGCCGGCGGAGGCGGCTGCCAATCTTCGTGCCCACGCTGAACTGACGCATCCTGCGTTGCAGCCGATCGAGATCATTCCCGTGCGGAACGGTCCACTCGGCGACCCGCTTGGCAGCCGTCGCGATTTTGCTGGTTTGTTCAGTCCTTTGCCCTCCGGGCATTGCCTCCGCGCGCCAGGAAAACCGGGCTCGGTCCAGCAAACCGTGGCGGGACTGAGCTCCCTTTGTGACGCAGCGATCGCGATGCACGCCAAGGGATTGGTTCACGGCGGGATTCATTTTGATCGGGTTTGGGTCAGCGAATCTGACCCCTGGTGTCTGCTTCGCGATCCGTTCGCCACGTTGACAAACTTTTCCACCCAAGACGTCACTGTCAATCACGAAGGCTGGTTGGAGTCGCTGCCCGAGAGTCGGGCTCACTGGTCTCCCGAGAGACTCGCGAACGCGAGCGGTCACGTGGCAAACATCAGCGATGACATTTTCGCGTTGGGATGTTTGGGGTTTGAACTGCGATATGGTCGCCCAGCCTTCAACGGTCAAACTCGGAACGCGTTGCCGATTGAATTGACCACCGCGGTCGAACAAGGTGCCTCCGGCGATCCGTTGTGCCGAGTCTTAGCAGCCGCGTTGGCGATCGATCCCAACGCCCGATTCGCGAGCGTGGAACAATTCTCGCAAGCATTGGGCGTTGCTGCATCGGCCACTCCCGCGGCGGTGACGCCCAAGGTGGAGCAAGCCGTTGCGGATGAACCGAAACCAGCCAAGGACGTCGAGCCAGTGACTCAGCCGACGGAGTCGAAACGGGCGGCAACGACAAGCACTCCGGGGCCCGCCAAGCCAAAGCAAGCGGCTCAACCCAAACGCCCGACGGACTTGAAACCGACAGCCGAAATCAAACGCTCCGAGGAGTCGAGTTCGCCAAAGGAGTCGAGGCAGCCCGAGGAACCCCAGCAGGTCGAAGAACCCAAGCAGGTCGAGAAGCCCCAGCCGGCCGCCGTTCCAACGAAGCCAGCTGAACCTGAGCAGGCTCAACCTTCTGAGGAAAAGCCTGCCAAGAAGACAGAGTCCGTGTCGGAGTCGAAGGCCGCCGCGAACGACAGCGTTCGTCCCGTGGCGAAAGATCCTGGCGAAGCGAAGCCGAACCAGCCGAGCGAACCGGCTGTGGCTGCGGCTGTGGTTCCAACTCGCCGACGAAGAAAACGACGCAATCAAAAGGCTTGGTACGGGATCTACGCGTTGTGCATTCCTGTGTTGGTGTTGGTCGTGATTTTGGCAACGCGAGACAAGAGCTCGCAACAGGTTGCCAAGCGAGTTCGTCCTCCAGTCCCACAATTTATCCCGCGGGTTTCCAGCGACACCGAGCTTTCGAGTGAGGAGCGGCAACGGACTGCGCCTGTTCGACGCCCTGCCCCGTCGGGCATCGAAGTGGTCGACAGTGAGCAAATGCTTTGGGCTCCACCAGACTTGCAAATCGATGGGGCTCAGACCAGTCGCGCCACTGGATTGCTGCCGCCGGGGCCCGCTGCGGTGGTCACGATGGATTGGCAACGTTTGCGTCAACTCGGTTTGTTGGAAATGTTTGGGCCCGAAACACAGGGCTGGTTGGAATCACTGAACCAGTGGTCAGGCGTGCCATCGGAATCGATCTCGCACGTCGCTCTGGCTTGGTTCCCTGGGTCAGAAGGCGTCCCGGAAGTTTCCGCCGCGGTTCGCTTGAGTGAGCCGCTGTCTTTGGAATCGTTGTTGGATGTTTGGGATGTCTCGGCCGCACGCGGTGCCAGCGGCGAAACCATTTATGCCGGTGACACGCGTGATGCACTGGCTTACTTCCCAATGTCTCAGGGGCGTCCCGCCGAAGCAGCGGATGACTTGGTCGATGCGTTTGCCGTTGGTTCCATTGCACGAATTGGCGAGGTCGCTGAGATGGGAGGGGCACCCGTGGTGTTGCCGCGATTGCTGGAAGATCTTTGGCAGTCCGCTCGCCCCAACGATGCGATCGCGTTCCTGACCCAGCCGAACTTTTTGGTCAGCGATGCGAGGCAATGGATGGAGGCAAGCTCGCCAGCGTTGATTCCTTGGATTCGACAAAACCTGTTGGCCGATTGCGGTGGCATTCTGATTCGCATTGCGGCGACCGAGGAGGCCGGGTCGTACGTGGAAGTTCGCTTGGCGACGGCCCCCGGAGTCGACCCCACCGAGTTGGCCACCCCGCTTCGCGAACAACTCCACAACGCACCGCGCTGGGCGGAAGACTTCTTGGTCACGCGGGACATCGATCCGTCCTGGCGTTTGCTTGCCGCGAGGCTGCCGTCGATGTGGGCGTTTGCGCAAGAGAACGTGCGAACCGGCCGGGTGGACCGCAAACTTGTTTGGAACGCTTACCTGCCTCCGCTGGCATTGCCGCAATTGACATTGGCGACGTTGCTGGCAACCAACACGACGACTGAACCTGTCTCGGAGGCGATGGCATCCAACGAAACGAAGTTGTCGATCGATGACATGCTGGACCGGAAGATGTCCGTCAGTTTCGATCAAGAGTCGTTGCAGTTCGCGGTCGACACGATCGCGGAAGAGTTCAATCGCGATCTCCCCGAGGGCAACCAACTGCCACCGATCGAGATCATCGGGGGCGACTTGCAGAAAATGGGGATCACCCAGAACCAACAGATCCGCGACTTTGCAAAAAGTGATGTTCCGCTGCGGACAGTGCTGACGGATTTGGTGCTGGGTGCCAACCCGGACCGAACCGCGACGGGACCGGACGATCCCAAGCAGGCATTGGTGTGGGTGGTGAAACCGGACAAGTCTGCGATCCTGATCACGACACGTTTGGCATCGGACGGCCAGTACGAATTGCCATCCGAGTTTGTGAAATAG
- a CDS encoding RNA polymerase sigma factor encodes MLEEDAKSLFIDWLEKHNASVIQVARAYTLGSEESQDLAQEILLQAWHSLPRFRGQASPATWFYRVALHAAMNWRRNDQRRRTHQQPLLEVQALPSESADSSQQVEQREMVEQLYKAIHQLPKSDVALVLLYLDELSYREMASVLGISESNVGVRLGRAKKALAKLLNVEVAEGEHNES; translated from the coding sequence GTGCTGGAAGAGGATGCCAAATCGCTATTCATTGACTGGCTGGAGAAGCACAACGCTTCGGTCATTCAGGTGGCACGTGCCTACACGCTCGGCAGCGAAGAAAGCCAGGATCTCGCTCAAGAGATCTTGCTTCAAGCGTGGCATTCTTTGCCTCGTTTTCGCGGGCAAGCCAGTCCGGCGACATGGTTCTATCGCGTCGCACTGCATGCCGCGATGAATTGGCGACGCAATGATCAACGGCGAAGGACGCATCAGCAACCGCTGCTCGAAGTGCAAGCACTGCCATCTGAGTCAGCGGATTCCAGTCAGCAAGTCGAACAACGAGAAATGGTGGAGCAACTGTACAAGGCCATTCATCAGCTACCCAAGTCGGACGTCGCTTTGGTGCTGCTGTACCTGGACGAATTGAGCTATCGCGAAATGGCCAGCGTGCTGGGGATTTCAGAGAGCAATGTCGGAGTGAGACTCGGGCGTGCAAAGAAGGCACTCGCTAAGTTGCTGAACGTCGAAGTCGCGGAGGGCGAGCACAATGAGTCTTGA
- a CDS encoding prolyl oligopeptidase family serine peptidase: MASVSPLLADGPADNQAENVRPIPPPGIDLDADALDSLHTKSAMVRDRWQQLVDAAASPKPNSPETARLRDLEPEVLVFPRAVEMSIEQSIFYTPKALADAERLLNMANDRIDRIAAGASWADVVGLNLSDKKQLIAGGYRSKLDDSFQPYGVVIPAHVNARDALPIRMDIWLHGRGEKSSELAFLNKHSNDPERYRAGNEPMPQSAIVAHPYGRYSNAFKFAGEVDVLELRDYLQRRIAIDDRRVAIRGFSMGGAGCWQIATHYADQFFAATPGAGFSETPLFLEVFQGEDAAGTAPTHQKTLWQLYDCPPWASNLRNLPTIAYSGEIDRQKQAADVMESALSEKGIDLVHLIGPQTAHKIHPDAQQEIARRLDLIERQISPGIPRNVHLTTLTLRYSKMHWIEVTGMHQHWLPTTIDASVLANPTGNDDQIMIECENATRLRVNFDAGQWPGKPSGRIGVMINGNEVVDTKTGPVVGSDRSLTAEFMFDGTWKVASDDAASLRKRPGLQGPIDDAFMDRFVFVLPSGTSNDPVVEQWIQAESKHAMDHWRLHFRGDVRVVQDTEVDAAMMAKQNVILFGDASSNQVIARLLPKLPLQWTKDKISIDKNQVSHGGHVPVMIYPNPESPNHYVVINSGFTFREYDYLNNARQTPKLPDWAFLDVREGSTSRDPGKVVAAGFFDEAWQPK, encoded by the coding sequence ATGGCATCCGTCTCTCCTTTGCTCGCCGATGGACCGGCTGACAACCAAGCAGAAAACGTACGTCCGATTCCACCACCCGGCATCGACCTCGATGCTGATGCACTGGACTCGCTGCATACCAAGTCAGCCATGGTTCGTGACCGCTGGCAACAACTGGTGGATGCGGCAGCCTCCCCCAAACCAAACTCCCCCGAAACGGCCCGGTTGAGGGACCTCGAACCCGAGGTCTTGGTGTTTCCACGGGCGGTCGAGATGTCCATCGAGCAATCGATTTTCTACACCCCGAAAGCATTGGCCGACGCGGAGCGATTGCTAAACATGGCCAACGATCGCATTGATCGAATCGCCGCGGGTGCCTCCTGGGCTGATGTGGTGGGACTGAATCTGAGTGACAAAAAGCAATTGATCGCCGGTGGCTATCGATCCAAGCTCGATGATTCGTTCCAGCCCTACGGTGTCGTGATTCCTGCCCATGTGAATGCTCGAGATGCGCTGCCAATCCGCATGGACATTTGGCTGCACGGCCGAGGCGAAAAATCGTCTGAGTTGGCGTTCTTGAACAAACACAGCAACGATCCGGAACGCTATCGGGCCGGCAACGAACCGATGCCCCAGTCCGCGATCGTGGCTCACCCCTATGGTCGCTACAGCAACGCGTTCAAGTTTGCAGGCGAAGTCGATGTCCTCGAACTACGTGACTACTTGCAACGACGCATCGCCATCGACGATCGCCGCGTTGCGATCCGAGGGTTTTCGATGGGCGGCGCAGGTTGCTGGCAGATCGCCACGCATTACGCGGACCAATTCTTCGCCGCCACGCCGGGGGCAGGTTTTTCGGAAACACCTTTGTTTCTCGAAGTCTTCCAGGGTGAAGACGCGGCCGGGACCGCCCCAACGCATCAGAAGACACTGTGGCAACTTTACGATTGCCCGCCCTGGGCGAGCAACCTGCGGAACTTGCCGACGATTGCCTACAGCGGCGAAATCGATCGGCAGAAACAGGCCGCCGACGTAATGGAATCAGCGTTATCAGAAAAAGGAATCGACTTGGTGCATTTGATCGGCCCTCAAACCGCTCACAAAATTCATCCCGATGCTCAGCAAGAAATTGCGAGAAGGCTGGATTTGATCGAACGACAGATTTCACCCGGCATTCCCCGCAACGTCCATTTGACAACGCTGACCTTGCGTTACTCAAAGATGCACTGGATCGAAGTCACCGGAATGCACCAGCACTGGTTGCCGACAACCATCGACGCATCCGTGCTGGCAAATCCAACTGGCAACGACGATCAGATCATGATCGAGTGTGAAAATGCGACTCGCTTGCGAGTGAACTTTGATGCCGGCCAATGGCCGGGGAAACCGTCCGGGCGCATCGGCGTGATGATCAACGGCAACGAAGTCGTTGATACCAAGACTGGTCCAGTGGTGGGCTCGGATCGATCGCTCACTGCTGAGTTCATGTTTGACGGAACGTGGAAAGTTGCTTCCGATGACGCAGCGTCTCTTCGCAAACGACCAGGTTTGCAGGGGCCCATCGACGATGCCTTCATGGATCGGTTTGTGTTTGTACTGCCGTCTGGGACATCCAATGATCCCGTCGTTGAACAATGGATCCAAGCAGAATCCAAGCACGCGATGGATCATTGGCGATTGCACTTCCGCGGTGACGTGCGTGTCGTCCAGGACACGGAAGTCGACGCGGCGATGATGGCAAAACAAAACGTGATTCTGTTTGGTGACGCCAGCAGCAATCAAGTCATCGCGAGGTTGCTACCCAAATTGCCGCTTCAGTGGACCAAGGACAAAATCAGCATCGACAAAAATCAGGTCAGCCATGGCGGTCATGTGCCCGTGATGATCTATCCCAACCCAGAGAGTCCGAATCACTACGTCGTGATCAACAGCGGGTTCACGTTTCGCGAGTACGACTATCTGAACAACGCCCGTCAGACACCTAAGTTGCCCGACTGGGCGTTCTTGGATGTCCGCGAAGGCTCGACCTCACGTGACCCTGGCAAGGTCGTCGCGGCGGGCTTCTTCGATGAAGCATGGCAACCGAAGTGA
- a CDS encoding NYN domain-containing protein — translation MFPLLLIDGYNVIGPVAPPSRGASANWLHDERQLLLNRLSEHLTDLIRHRTCVVFDARNPPHGVSDRMSFADMDVRFAVGYPEADDLIEEIIFQHPTPKALTVISSDQRLHAAAKRKKALALDSDEWLDALLEGEIRMLKFPKPTSKRKSKKKLSNPTDERPDAALPSGPNLDAMLDTDELQRWLEQYGSD, via the coding sequence ATGTTCCCTTTGCTGCTCATCGATGGATACAACGTGATTGGGCCGGTGGCTCCACCGTCACGTGGTGCGTCCGCGAATTGGTTGCATGATGAACGTCAACTGTTGCTGAACCGGTTGTCGGAACATTTGACCGATCTCATTCGCCATCGGACGTGCGTGGTCTTTGACGCACGCAACCCGCCACATGGCGTGAGCGATCGAATGTCCTTCGCCGACATGGACGTTCGCTTCGCGGTCGGCTACCCGGAAGCCGATGATTTGATCGAAGAGATCATCTTCCAGCATCCAACGCCCAAGGCACTGACAGTGATCTCTTCTGATCAACGACTGCATGCGGCCGCCAAACGCAAGAAAGCGTTGGCACTCGATTCGGACGAATGGCTGGACGCTTTGCTGGAGGGCGAAATTCGAATGCTCAAATTCCCCAAGCCGACATCGAAACGAAAGTCAAAAAAGAAGCTCAGCAACCCAACTGATGAACGACCGGACGCCGCGCTGCCGAGCGGCCCCAACCTGGATGCGATGCTCGACACCGATGAACTTCAAAGGTGGCTGGAGCAGTACGGTTCTGACTGA
- a CDS encoding undecaprenyl-phosphate glucose phosphotransferase, with the protein MPSPHSDASSASSNSANSAQSVSILGSRHWYDFVQPCLDSASILASLVLVKFAARGHVDDASFAMGLIAVIVFFLSSQLTGLQRGDRRGCTDSEIIRVLATWTLTILVLGVLAFATRYGQYFSRSVILSWCVLCPAMIGLSRMCLRIVQVGMLRRGVGTRRVAIAGCNTLGQQTHANIESDSSLGLQFAGFYDDRNLTRDANASSEETSAEHRSEDASPATEEASTLQGDLNDLIAAARSGEIETVLVTLPMRAEKRIRFLLDELSDSTASVYIVPDFFVFELLHARWTQVGGLPAVSVTESPMFGIDGVAKRAADLILATAGLLAISVPMLIIAAAVKLTSPGPVFFRQRRYGLDGQEIRVWKFRSMTTCDDGAVVKQATHNDSRITPLGAILRKTSLDELPQLFNVIEGSMSLVGPRPHASAHNEQYRGLIRGYMMRHKVKPGITGLAQVNGCRGETETVDKMEQRIHFDHQYIRSWSLLLDIRILFRTLLVVWKQPEAY; encoded by the coding sequence ATGCCGTCACCTCACTCGGACGCCTCTTCCGCATCGTCGAACTCTGCGAATTCAGCTCAATCCGTTTCCATTTTGGGCAGTCGTCATTGGTACGATTTCGTTCAACCATGCCTGGATTCCGCCTCCATTTTGGCTTCCTTGGTGCTGGTCAAGTTCGCCGCGCGAGGCCATGTCGACGACGCTTCGTTCGCGATGGGGTTGATTGCCGTGATCGTGTTTTTCCTCAGCAGCCAGCTCACAGGACTGCAACGAGGTGACCGCCGTGGTTGCACGGACAGCGAAATCATTCGCGTCCTGGCGACTTGGACGCTGACGATCTTGGTCCTGGGAGTCCTCGCCTTTGCGACCCGCTACGGCCAATACTTCTCCCGCTCCGTGATTCTGTCATGGTGCGTGCTGTGCCCCGCCATGATCGGGCTGTCCCGAATGTGCTTGCGAATTGTGCAAGTTGGCATGCTGCGTCGCGGTGTCGGCACGCGGCGGGTCGCCATTGCAGGCTGCAACACACTCGGCCAACAAACGCACGCCAACATTGAATCGGACTCATCACTCGGCTTGCAATTCGCAGGCTTCTATGACGATCGCAACCTGACTCGCGATGCGAATGCTTCCAGTGAAGAGACGTCCGCTGAACATCGCTCTGAAGACGCCTCCCCGGCGACCGAAGAAGCGAGCACCTTGCAAGGCGACCTGAACGACTTGATCGCGGCGGCGCGTTCGGGCGAGATCGAAACCGTGCTGGTGACACTTCCGATGCGAGCCGAGAAACGGATCCGCTTTCTCTTGGATGAACTGAGCGATTCGACGGCGTCCGTCTACATTGTCCCCGACTTCTTCGTGTTCGAACTGCTGCATGCCCGCTGGACCCAAGTCGGTGGTTTGCCAGCCGTCAGCGTCACCGAATCACCGATGTTCGGCATCGATGGGGTCGCGAAACGCGCGGCGGATCTGATCCTCGCAACCGCGGGTCTGCTCGCCATTTCCGTTCCCATGCTGATCATCGCCGCGGCAGTCAAGCTGACTTCGCCTGGCCCGGTCTTCTTCCGCCAACGCCGGTATGGGCTGGACGGTCAAGAGATTCGGGTTTGGAAATTCCGCTCCATGACGACCTGCGACGACGGCGCCGTTGTCAAACAAGCCACCCACAACGATTCCCGCATCACCCCCTTGGGGGCAATCCTTCGGAAAACCAGTTTGGATGAGCTGCCGCAATTGTTCAACGTGATCGAAGGATCGATGTCGTTGGTCGGTCCGCGGCCTCACGCGTCCGCCCACAACGAACAATACCGCGGTTTGATCCGTGGATATATGATGCGGCACAAAGTCAAACCGGGAATCACCGGCTTGGCTCAAGTCAACGGCTGCCGCGGCGAAACAGAAACGGTCGACAAAATGGAACAACGGATTCATTTCGATCACCAATACATTCGCTCCTGGTCACTGTTGCTCGACATCCGAATTCTGTTCCGAACACTGCTCGTCGTTTGGAAACAACCCGAAGCCTACTGA